The Fimbriimonas ginsengisoli Gsoil 348 genome window below encodes:
- a CDS encoding Uma2 family endonuclease, whose product MASLMGRVEEDGSQRLRWNPEALQEAINAGVVDKSSRYEILDGELYEKIGQNWPHAFAVDALLMAFRSLDPERFHTSIQNPLIIGQDSPEPDLKVLKGSLRMRRGHPTADQALLIVEVSDSTLAMDRKIKGPIYAAAAVPVYWIVDLSRSRVEVFSRPESGAYAETRIFEAGEEIPPAFEGAPSVPVSDLLAPEK is encoded by the coding sequence ATGGCCAGCTTAATGGGACGGGTGGAGGAAGATGGAAGCCAACGCCTTCGGTGGAATCCCGAAGCTTTACAAGAAGCCATCAATGCTGGGGTCGTCGACAAGTCCTCGCGCTACGAGATTTTGGATGGCGAGTTATACGAAAAGATAGGACAAAATTGGCCGCATGCATTCGCCGTCGACGCGCTGTTGATGGCATTTCGGTCTCTCGACCCAGAACGATTTCACACGTCCATTCAAAATCCATTGATCATTGGGCAGGACTCGCCAGAGCCCGACTTGAAGGTTCTCAAGGGTTCGTTGCGTATGCGGAGGGGTCATCCAACCGCCGATCAAGCCTTGCTGATCGTAGAAGTTTCAGACTCGACCCTGGCGATGGACCGAAAAATTAAGGGTCCAATTTACGCGGCAGCAGCCGTGCCGGTGTATTGGATCGTCGACTTAAGCCGTTCCCGAGTGGAGGTCTTCTCTCGGCCGGAGAGCGGAGCGTACGCGGAAACCCGAATCTTCGAAGCCGGCGAAGAGATTCCTCCCGCGTTCGAAGGAGCTCCTTCGGTTCCCGTTTCCGATCTGTTGGCTCCCGAAAAGTAG
- the speD gene encoding adenosylmethionine decarboxylase, with the protein MANSFIPVSNLLACSLVFGAIAAPSALGQPMAWLRRLFGRKSFNAVAEPMAPRVETDSGWTLIHADDIAAFEAWLGKDETGLPFRPGEEASLGSHLLIELFGCRGDMLKYEDHVGDAMRAAAVESKATVVEQSFHEFKPYGVSGAVIIQESHYTIHTWPEHGYAAVDLFYCGGTVQVHRAVEVLRERFQPERIKFLVVRRGLQSEVER; encoded by the coding sequence TTGGCAAACTCCTTCATCCCAGTTAGCAACCTTCTGGCTTGCTCCCTCGTTTTCGGCGCTATCGCCGCCCCCTCAGCCCTCGGTCAGCCGATGGCGTGGTTACGCCGCCTTTTCGGCCGTAAATCGTTTAACGCCGTCGCGGAGCCAATGGCTCCGCGAGTCGAAACCGATTCCGGGTGGACGCTCATCCACGCGGACGATATAGCGGCGTTCGAAGCGTGGCTCGGCAAGGACGAGACCGGACTTCCCTTCCGCCCCGGCGAAGAAGCTTCCCTCGGCTCGCACCTGCTCATCGAGCTCTTCGGCTGTCGCGGCGATATGCTGAAGTACGAAGACCACGTGGGCGACGCGATGCGCGCGGCCGCGGTCGAGAGCAAAGCGACGGTCGTGGAGCAATCGTTCCACGAGTTCAAGCCGTACGGCGTCAGCGGCGCCGTCATCATCCAGGAGTCGCACTACACGATTCACACCTGGCCCGAGCACGGCTACGCAGCCGTCGACCTTTTCTACTGCGGCGGCACGGTGCAAGTGCACCGAGCGGTCGAGGTGCTCCGCGAGCGCTTCCAACCCGAGCGCATCAAGTTCCTCGTCGTCCGACGTGGACTCCAAAGCGAAGTAGAAAGGTAA